The proteins below come from a single Aegilops tauschii subsp. strangulata cultivar AL8/78 chromosome 6, Aet v6.0, whole genome shotgun sequence genomic window:
- the LOC109774665 gene encoding uncharacterized protein: protein MDGAIEEPLHKDYYKVLEVDYDASDDNIKLNYRRLALKWHPDKHKGEDDVTAKFQEINEAYKILSDPVTRLEYDFSGCYEVNQYTAREYLSRFKGMILTCNGLGIEHSSKWARHLREWEPH from the exons GACTATTACAAAGTTCTGGAGGTCGATTACGATGCATCTGACGACAACATCAAACTGAATTATAGAAGATTAGCGTTG AAGTGGCACCCCGACAAGCATAAAGGCGAGGATGATGTCACAGCTAAATTTCAGGAGATCAACGAGGCTTACAAAA TTTTAAGTGATCCAGTTACACGGCTTGAGTACGACTTTTCTGGCTGTTACGAGGTCAATCAATATACTGCACGT GAGTACCTTTCAAGATTTAAGGGAATGATACTTACCTGCAATGGCCTTGGCATAGAGCATTCTTCAAAATG GGCGCGACATTTGAGGGAATGGGAGCCCCATTGA